In Oscillatoria acuminata PCC 6304, a single window of DNA contains:
- a CDS encoding response regulator transcription factor, giving the protein MKSILLVEDDVALRGNLTEYLEELGYLVLEASSGLEGLEIFDRQSPDLIISDVMMPSMDGLEFCRRLRSSRQGQLVPFLFLSGQNELEDRLKGHKMGADDYIVKPFNSKEIVAKIENLLERSLRLHQEILRVLDRVKAPEAPANPSPSQDPEKLPLTPAEAKVFAEVIEGGTNKEIGARLFLSDRTVQAHLTKILKKLNLKNRNELIRFAWENGYRAVNLQPE; this is encoded by the coding sequence ATGAAAAGCATTCTATTGGTTGAAGATGATGTGGCACTCCGAGGAAATTTAACAGAATATTTAGAGGAACTGGGTTACTTGGTTTTAGAGGCAAGTTCGGGACTTGAAGGCTTGGAAATTTTCGATCGCCAGAGTCCGGACTTGATTATTTCTGATGTAATGATGCCCTCGATGGATGGGTTGGAATTTTGCCGTCGCCTCCGTTCCAGCCGCCAGGGTCAGTTAGTGCCTTTTCTCTTTTTATCGGGACAGAATGAATTAGAAGACCGTCTGAAAGGTCATAAAATGGGCGCTGATGATTATATCGTTAAACCTTTTAACAGTAAAGAAATTGTTGCTAAAATTGAAAATTTATTAGAGCGATCGCTTCGACTACATCAAGAAATTTTACGGGTATTAGATAGAGTCAAAGCTCCAGAAGCACCGGCTAATCCATCTCCGAGTCAAGACCCAGAAAAACTGCCCCTCACTCCCGCAGAAGCCAAGGTGTTTGCCGAGGTGATAGAGGGCGGAACCAATAAAGAAATAGGAGCGCGCCTCTTTTTAAGCGACCGCACGGTTCAAGCTCATTTGACTAAAATTCTCAAAAAATTAAACCTCAAAAATCGCAATGAACTGATTCGGTTTGCCTGGGAAAATGGCTATCGGGCTGTGAATTTGCAACCGGAATAA
- a CDS encoding helix-turn-helix domain-containing protein, protein MNQSRRAILLALGNLVKKRRTELGISQEELGFRANLDRTYISGIERGVRNPSLTALVSLAKGLSLTVSTLLNGLEVEVDEIE, encoded by the coding sequence ATGAATCAATCGAGAAGAGCAATTTTGCTTGCCTTGGGTAATCTTGTCAAGAAGCGTCGCACAGAGTTAGGAATTTCCCAAGAGGAACTAGGGTTTCGTGCCAACCTGGATCGAACTTACATTTCGGGAATTGAACGCGGGGTAAGAAATCCTTCTTTAACTGCTCTTGTCAGTCTAGCCAAGGGACTAAGTTTAACGGTTTCCACTCTTCTCAATGGATTAGAAGTTGAAGTGGACGAGATAGAATGA
- a CDS encoding serine/threonine-protein kinase, which produces MTHCLNPDCPKPQNPDGNLFCQSCGAKLRLESSENSPFQGCYRALKEIGVGGFTKTYLAVDESQPRKPPCIIKQFRPSPTASRPAAELFREEVARLKAIGTHPQIPNLLAWFEQGDRQYLVQEYIPGTNLATELAEQGTFTESQIRELLESVLPILHFIHHHRLIHRDIKPENIIRRPNPTQGTLTVKRQSTRLVLVDFGGSKYAPGATLYQPGTTIGSAEYTAPEQLRGQARFVSDLYSLGVTCIHLLTNMSPFDLWDSLEGRWIWRDYLLHPVSDELATILDKMLIESLSKRYASAAVALKALNPKIQLQTPVNSAIYKGKVVMVSQSFPPIQKSSTTEPQLETKSLSPKPPPPSRLNSPPAPVGWNCVHTIAETAGKTPIHIHTVAFSAQSRTIASGNDKGIVTLWDLETGELVQKIPASDQGVLAIAIASDGQILASGSMDGTVKLWSLWQLSPKDLRDGVPPIPTQTLTGHTSLVSSVAICPDKQRVATASRDRTVKIWSLATGQLQFNLTGHRDRVTCIAYNPKWATSDPGRSHILASGSADGSIHLWQADTGELLQDFPAHSGAIHALAIGPDGKTLISCSWDRTLKIWTLPTATGNYPELRETLCPHVLPGSAVAISPNGKTFATASPDTTIKLWKLDAIEPVTTLSGHSMTVSSLAYSPDSSTLASGSHDGTIKLWRNSSG; this is translated from the coding sequence ATGACACATTGCCTCAATCCCGATTGCCCGAAACCCCAGAATCCGGATGGCAATCTATTCTGTCAAAGTTGCGGTGCTAAATTAAGACTGGAAAGTTCTGAAAATTCCCCTTTCCAGGGTTGCTATCGCGCCCTCAAAGAAATTGGGGTCGGTGGATTTACTAAGACCTATTTGGCGGTGGATGAGTCTCAACCCAGAAAACCGCCCTGTATTATTAAACAATTTCGCCCCAGTCCGACTGCTTCTCGCCCCGCTGCTGAATTATTTCGCGAAGAAGTTGCGCGCTTAAAAGCGATCGGCACCCATCCCCAAATTCCCAACTTATTGGCCTGGTTTGAACAAGGCGATCGCCAGTATCTGGTTCAAGAGTATATTCCCGGGACCAATTTAGCCACCGAACTCGCCGAACAGGGGACATTTACTGAATCTCAGATTCGAGAATTACTAGAGTCAGTGTTACCTATCTTACACTTCATCCACCACCACCGCCTAATTCATCGCGATATCAAACCCGAAAATATTATTCGCCGTCCTAATCCAACCCAAGGTACTCTCACTGTTAAACGGCAATCAACACGACTGGTTTTAGTCGATTTTGGCGGGTCTAAATATGCCCCAGGAGCAACATTATACCAACCGGGAACAACCATCGGCAGTGCTGAATATACGGCACCGGAACAACTCCGGGGACAAGCAAGATTTGTCAGCGATTTGTATAGTTTGGGCGTCACTTGTATTCATTTGCTAACCAATATGTCCCCGTTTGATTTATGGGATAGTTTAGAAGGGCGTTGGATTTGGCGAGATTATTTACTCCATCCCGTGAGTGATGAATTAGCAACAATTCTCGATAAAATGCTGATTGAAAGTTTATCAAAGCGTTATGCTTCAGCAGCAGTTGCTTTAAAAGCACTCAATCCAAAAATTCAGCTTCAGACTCCTGTAAACTCGGCAATTTATAAGGGGAAAGTGGTGATGGTGTCGCAATCTTTTCCACCCATCCAGAAATCCTCTACAACAGAACCCCAGTTAGAAACAAAGTCACTTTCTCCCAAACCGCCTCCCCCATCCCGCCTCAATTCTCCACCGGCACCCGTGGGTTGGAACTGTGTGCATACGATCGCCGAAACTGCTGGAAAAACCCCCATCCATATCCATACCGTCGCCTTTAGCGCCCAATCTCGCACGATCGCCAGTGGCAATGACAAAGGTATAGTCACCTTGTGGGATTTGGAAACTGGGGAATTGGTCCAAAAAATCCCGGCATCGGATCAGGGAGTGCTGGCGATCGCCATTGCCTCCGATGGACAAATCCTTGCCAGTGGCAGCATGGATGGAACGGTGAAACTCTGGAGTCTGTGGCAACTCAGTCCCAAAGATTTGCGAGATGGCGTCCCCCCCATCCCCACCCAAACCCTCACGGGACATACTAGCTTGGTGTCATCGGTGGCAATTTGTCCCGATAAACAACGAGTCGCCACCGCCAGTCGCGATCGCACGGTCAAAATTTGGTCCCTGGCAACCGGACAATTACAATTTAACCTCACCGGACATCGTGATCGTGTGACTTGTATCGCCTATAATCCAAAATGGGCCACCTCCGACCCTGGGCGATCGCACATTCTCGCCTCGGGAAGTGCCGATGGCTCAATTCATCTCTGGCAGGCGGATACGGGCGAATTACTCCAAGATTTCCCCGCCCATTCCGGTGCCATTCATGCCTTGGCGATCGGTCCCGACGGCAAAACCCTAATCAGTTGTAGTTGGGACCGCACCTTAAAAATTTGGACCCTCCCCACGGCAACCGGCAATTATCCCGAATTGCGGGAAACCCTGTGTCCCCATGTTTTACCCGGATCCGCAGTCGCCATTAGTCCCAACGGTAAAACCTTCGCCACCGCCAGTCCCGACACCACCATCAAACTCTGGAAGTTGGATGCCATAGAACCCGTCACCACCCTATCTGGACATTCCATGACAGTCAGTTCCCTAGCCTATAGTCCCGATAGCAGCACCTTAGCCAGTGGATCTCACGATGGCACGATTAAGCTGTGGCGAAATTCTTCGGGTTAG